The Saprospiraceae bacterium genome includes a window with the following:
- a CDS encoding SulP family inorganic anion transporter has translation MISKDTLRGDLFGGITAGIVALPLALAFGVQSGLGAAAGLYGAIGLGIFAALFGGTNTQVSGPTGPMTVVSSAMIALIIGQKGSLEAAIPAILLTFVLAGAFMIVMGFVKIGQYIKYIPYPVVSGFMTGIGVIIIFLQLFPMLGHVSPKTIPEIIMNLGTPFSAIHWPSLGMTLLTMAIIYLFPRITKTIPSTLAALSGVTILSVFLDSGVAVIGDIPKGLPTIHFNILSAISEYNLILMPAVTLAALGAIDSLLTSVVADNVTKTSHNSNKELIGQGIGNMVAGFIGGIPGAGATMRTLVNIKSGGKTKLSGAIHGVFLLLVLVGLGSLASRIPLPVLSGILLTVGIDIVDKRGLSHIGKITKSDAFVLVLVLILTVFVDLLQAVAAGMIVSSVIFIKQMGDITQKESASTSMQTSKEQEKLHERYHIPENIRKHVAIKKINGPLFFGNSEYFMQLGKKVTEDAKLLIIDMKRVPYIDQSGLYSLESIILNLEQKNVQVYILHLQKQPESMMRNISLIPNVVEENTLFDDEELCAEAIKLFLKE, from the coding sequence CAGCTGCGGGACTTTATGGAGCAATAGGTCTCGGTATATTTGCGGCCTTATTTGGTGGCACCAATACTCAGGTGAGTGGCCCGACAGGACCTATGACAGTTGTTTCTTCAGCTATGATCGCCTTAATTATTGGCCAAAAAGGCAGTCTTGAAGCTGCAATTCCTGCTATTCTTTTGACTTTTGTGCTTGCAGGTGCTTTTATGATTGTCATGGGATTTGTCAAAATAGGTCAATACATTAAATATATCCCATACCCTGTAGTATCGGGCTTTATGACCGGTATAGGCGTGATTATTATATTCCTACAGTTATTTCCTATGCTTGGCCATGTTTCTCCCAAAACTATACCGGAGATCATAATGAATCTCGGGACACCATTTTCAGCCATTCATTGGCCTTCACTGGGTATGACATTATTAACCATGGCTATCATCTATCTTTTTCCACGCATCACCAAAACGATACCCAGTACACTTGCCGCTTTGTCAGGAGTCACAATATTATCCGTTTTCCTGGACTCAGGAGTGGCAGTCATCGGTGATATCCCCAAGGGTTTGCCCACGATTCATTTTAACATTCTTTCTGCCATTTCGGAGTATAATCTTATTTTGATGCCTGCCGTCACGCTGGCAGCATTAGGCGCTATCGATAGCCTGCTCACTTCGGTGGTTGCTGACAATGTAACTAAAACAAGCCATAACTCCAATAAAGAACTCATAGGACAGGGTATCGGAAATATGGTGGCTGGATTTATAGGTGGAATACCCGGAGCAGGAGCAACAATGAGGACATTGGTCAATATAAAATCAGGCGGAAAAACAAAATTGTCAGGAGCCATTCACGGCGTATTTTTATTATTGGTATTAGTAGGTCTGGGATCATTGGCATCCCGAATACCACTGCCTGTGCTATCAGGTATTCTATTGACTGTAGGTATAGATATAGTCGATAAAAGAGGACTCAGCCATATCGGAAAGATCACCAAATCGGATGCATTTGTTCTTGTTTTGGTATTGATTTTGACAGTTTTTGTCGATCTTTTGCAGGCAGTAGCAGCCGGCATGATCGTATCATCTGTCATTTTTATCAAACAGATGGGTGATATCACACAAAAGGAGTCGGCCAGTACATCTATGCAAACTTCCAAAGAACAGGAAAAGCTTCATGAAAGATACCATATACCTGAGAATATCAGAAAACATGTCGCCATAAAAAAAATCAATGGCCCACTCTTCTTCGGTAATAGCGAGTATTTTATGCAATTAGGAAAAAAAGTTACAGAGGATGCGAAGTTGTTAATTATAGACATGAAAAGAGTACCCTACATCGATCAGTCCGGTCTATACTCACTAGAATCTATCATACTCAATCTTGAACAAAAAAATGTGCAGGTATATATACTGCATTTGCAGAAACAACCGGAATCCATGATGCGCAATATCAGTCTTATCCCGAATGTGGTTGAAGAAAATACTCTCTTTGATGACGAAGAGCTATGTGCAGAGGCAATCAAGTTATTTTTAAAAGAATAA
- the can gene encoding carbonate dehydratase has protein sequence MSQLYQSLLEKNKNWVAKRIASDPDYFLRQSESQSPKFLWIGCSDSRVPANEITGTEAGDVFVHRNIANMVVHTDMNLLSVLDYAVNVLKVRHIIVCGHYGCGGVKAAMGNSNIGIIDNWIRHIKDVYRFHYRELDAIEDEKAKFDRFVELNVVEQVMDLAKTSIVQGAWNKGQDLWIHGWVYDIRNGLVKDLEVNFGSNEELPDVYKLEII, from the coding sequence ATGAGTCAATTATATCAAAGTTTATTAGAAAAAAATAAGAATTGGGTAGCAAAGCGAATAGCTTCTGACCCTGATTATTTCTTGAGACAAAGTGAAAGTCAGTCTCCTAAATTCCTTTGGATCGGGTGTTCTGATAGTCGTGTACCAGCCAATGAGATCACAGGAACAGAGGCGGGTGATGTTTTTGTCCATCGCAATATCGCCAATATGGTGGTCCACACGGATATGAATTTACTCAGTGTATTGGATTATGCTGTTAATGTTTTGAAGGTAAGACATATTATCGTATGCGGTCATTATGGCTGTGGCGGCGTAAAAGCTGCTATGGGCAATTCGAATATTGGTATCATCGATAACTGGATAAGACATATTAAAGATGTGTACAGATTTCATTATCGGGAGCTGGATGCTATAGAAGATGAAAAGGCAAAATTTGACCGTTTTGTTGAGCTCAATGTAGTAGAACAGGTTATGGATCTTGCCAAAACATCCATAGTTCAGGGAGCATGGAATAAGGGACAGGATCTTTGGATTCATGGTTGGGTGTATGATATCCGCAATGGATTGGTCAAGGACCTTGAAGTCAATTTTGGTAGCAATGAAGAATTGCCTGATGTGTACAAGCTGGAAATTATCTGA